In the genome of Massilia sp. UMI-21, the window TCGGCGCCACCGACAGCTACGACAAGCGCGCCAGCTGGTCGAGCTATGGCAGCTTCGTGGCGCTTACCGCACCCGGCAGCGGCATCTGGACCACCCGGATGGGCAACAGCTATGCTGCAGTGAACGGCACTTCGTATGCGAGCCCGGTGGCCGCCGGCGTGGCCGCCTTGATGATGGACGCCGCCCCGACGCTCAGCAACAGCCGCATCGAAAGCCTGCTGTATTCGACCGCGATGGACCTCGGCACGGCCGGCCGCGATGCGTACTACGGCTACGGCCGGGTCAACGCCGCCGCCGCGGTGCAGGCCGCGCGCGGCGACGCGCCCGCCATCGATAGCACCGCGCCGACCGCCGCCATCGCGGCCCCGCTCGGCAGCAGCACGGTGTCCGGCCTGGTGGCCGTCGATGCCAGCGCCAGCGACAACGTCGGCGTGACGCGCGTCGACCTGCAGGTGAACGGCACCACGGTGGCCAGCGATACCAGCGCGCCGTATGGCTTCAGCTGGAATTCGGCAGGCGTGGCGAACGGGATGGCCAGCCTGGTGGCCGTCGCCTACGACGCCGCCGGCAACGCGGGCCGCTCGGCGAGCGTGGCGGTCAATGTCGCCAACACCACGACCACGACGCCGTCGGCGACCTCGGACACGATTGCGCCGGTAGTCAGCATCGCCAATCCGGTTGGCGGCGCGGTGTCGGGCAACGTCAAGGTCAGCGTGAATGCGAGCGACAACCTGGGCGCGGCGGCATTGTCCCAGCAGCTGCTGGTGAATAATGTGGTGGTGGCGCAGGGAAGCGGCGGCAGCCTGTCCTACAACTGGAACACGCGCAAGCTGAAGTCCGGCACCTACACGCTCAAGGCGGAGGCGCGCGACGCCGCCGGTAATGCCGGCAGCGCGAGCGTGAGCGTGACGGTCCGCTAAGCTTCCGATCGCGCCGTTTCTTTCCCAGGGCCCGCTGCAGCGCAGCGGGCCTTGTCCGTTCCACCGCTGGCAATTCGTGGCACCATGCTGATTTCCGCAACGAGGAGCGCCGCCAGATGTTGATCGCACAAGTATCCGACCTGCACCTGCATGCCGATCCCGCGCATCCGAACCTGGCTCGCTTGCATCGCGTGCTGGCGCACTTGGCCGCGCTCCAGCCGCAGCCCGCGCTGCTGGTGCTGAGCGGCGACCTGGCCGACGACGGCGCGCCCGAGAGCTACCGTCATCTCGAGCAGGCGCTGGCGGCCTGGCCCGGCCCGGTGCGTTTCGCGCTGGGCAATCACGACCGGCGCGAACCCTTTCGCACGGTGTTCGGCGAACGGCACTTCGCGCAAGGCTTCGTCCAGGGCCGCAGCGCGCTTGGCGGCCTGCAGGTGGTGGTGCTCGACAGCCTCGAGGAAGGGCGCCACGCCGGCGCCTTCTGCGCGGCGCGTGCCCGCTGGCTGCGGCAGGCCGTGCAGGAGAGTGCCGGGGCGCCGCTGCTGGTCTTCATGCATCATCCACCGGTCGATGTCGGCCTGGGCTGGATCGACCCGGGACCGGGGCAGGACTGGATCGCGCGCCTCGACGCCGCGCTGCAGGGGGCGAACGTGGTCGCCGTCTGCGCCGGCCATGTGCACCTGGGCGGCGTATTCCCTTGGGCTGGACGGATGGTGGCGACCTGTCCGTCCTCGTCGTCGGACCTGAGCCTGGTGTTCGCCCCGATGGACGGCGCGCAGCCGGATGGGCGCCCGCTGGTGGAGCAGGGCGAACCGGCTTTTGCCCTGCACCGCTGGGACGGCGCCGGCCTGGCCAGCATCTTCGGCCGCTGTCCGCAGCGCGTGCTGGCGCGCTGGGATGCGGCGAGCCAGGGCGCGGTGGCCGCCATGCTAAAGGAAAGAAAGCCGGCGCCCGAATAGGCGCCGCGGGAGGCGTGGTGTGCCGGCATGGCGCCCCACGCCGGCGCTTCAGGCGCGCTTGGCCTGCGCCACCTGGGGCCGGGTCTCGCGCACGGCATCGGCGAGCGTGTCGATGTCGGCGATATGCAGGGTCTGGGTCGGGTAGGCGAAGCCGATGCCTTCCTCTTCGAAGCGTTCGAACAGGGCGAAGTTGATCGCCTGCTGGATGTCCATGTAGACGCCGTAGTCGGGCGTCTGCACGATGTACACGATCTCGAAGTCGAGCGAGGAGGCGCCGTAGGCCTTGAAGTGGGCGCGGTCGAATTTCACCTGCGGCTGGGCTTCCACCACTTCGCGCAGGATGCCCGGGATGGCGCGCAGCTGCGCCTTCGTGACTTCGTAGACGACGCCGATCCCGAACACGATGCGGCGGGTCTGCATGCGCTTGAAGTTGCGGATCCGGCTGCCCAGCATGTCGCTGTTGGAAAACACGATCTGCTCGCCGCCGAGGCCGCGGATGCGGGTGGTCTTCAGGCCCACGTATTCCACCGTGCCGACCAGGTCGTCCACGCCGATGAAGTCGCCGACCTCGAAAGGCTTGTCGAGCACGATCGAGAGCGACGAGAACAGGTCGCCCAGGATGTTCTGCATGGCCAGGGCGACCGCCACGCCGCCGATGCCGAGACTGGCCACCAGGGTCGTGATGTTGACGCCGAAGTTATCGAGGATCATCAGGGCGATCACGGCCCAGATGAAGGTGCGCGCCACGAAGCCGAGCGCGGCGGTCGAGGTGGTGGAGGCGGCGTCCTCGCCGCTGCGGCGCGTGCGGTAGAAATGCAGCCAGCCGTGCACGGCGACATCGCCCCAGCGCGCCATCTGCAGCAGCAGGGCGGTCACCGCCAGGTGCGACAGCAGGGTGACGGTCTTCTCTGGCAAGCTCAGCCAGTGCGAGCCGGTGTAGATGCCCATGGCCAGCATGAACAGCGGATGGGTGGCCGCCAGCACGCGCGCGGCCAGGTCGTCCAGCCAGGTGGCGGTGCGGGTGGCGAACGACTCGATGCGTCGCACCAGCACTTTCCGGGCTATATACAATAACAGGCAGGTGCCGAGGCCGATGCCGGCCGCAATCGACCAAGTAATCAAATCATTGTTCCAAAGAACATAGTTCATAGTCTTCCTCTCATTGTCATCCTTTCTATCGGTCCCAGGCTGGTGGATGCAGGTGCGAGCGCCCGGGGCGGTGTGGCGAATCGCGCCGGCGAGGGCGCAGTGATTGCCAAGAGGGTAATTGAATAAAGCAAGAGCCGGCGCAAGCGGCGACACGGCCAGCCTCCCAGTATAACAGGACAGTACATTTGTCCAAATGCATGTTCTTGATAGGAAGTAGAAGAAGGAGTTTTTTTGCCGGAAACACGCTGGTATGATGGCCGGCCACAATCAAGCACTGCCTCCCCCAGCAGCATCCGGCCATCATGAGCGAAACCGAAAAATTCTTTGCCCCCCAGACCGAGGGGCCCATCACACACCGCTTCAGCCTGCTGTACGACAAGGCCGATGACGACGTCATCGACTACAGCTTGCGCTCCGGCATCGAGCTGCGCGGCGCCACCCCCTGGATTCTCATGTTCGCGATCCTGGTGGCGTCGATCGGGCTGAACATCAATTCGCCTGCCGTGATCATCGGCGCCATGCTGATTTCACCGCTGATGGGGCCGATCGTCGGCATCGGCTACGGCATCGGCATCTACGATTTCGCACTGATTCGCCGCTCGCTCGCCAATCTCGGCATCGCTGCCGTGATCAGTTTGGCGACCTCGACCTTGTACTTCCTCGTGACCCCGCTCGACGAGGCGCAGTCGGAACTGCTGGCGCGCACCACGCCCACCCTGTGGGACGTGCTGATCGCGCTGGCCGGCGGGCTGGCCGGCATCATCGGCATGACCCGGCGCGAGAAGTCCAACGTGATCCCGGGCGTGGCCATCGCTACCGCCCTGATGCCGCCGCTGTGCACGGCCGGCTACGGCCTGGCCAACGGCAACTGGGCGGTCTTCGGCGGCGCTTTCTACCTGTTCTCGATCAACTGCGTGTTCATTGCCGTCTCTACCGTGATCGTGATCGAATACCTGCGCCTGCCGCACCGCAAGTTCGTGGACCAGGTCGTCGAACGCCGCGTCAAGCGCACGCTGCTGACGGTCGTGTTGCTGACGGCCTTGCCCAGCATCTACCTGGCGATCCAGCTGGTGGACAACGAGGTGTTCGGCCACCGGGCCCGCGCCTTCGTGCGAACCGAATTCAGCGGCGGCACCTCGCACGTGGTCGACACCCAGCTCGACCCCCTGCGACGGCAGATCGAGCTGACCCTGATCGGCTCGCGCATGCCGGCGGCCGCGGTCGAGGCGATTCAAAAGCGCTTGCCGCAGGCCGGGCTGGATGGGGCGACCCTGGTCGTCAACCAGGCCGAGGACAGCCGCGTCGACGTCGGCGTGCTCAAGGCCGACATCCTGGCCGAGATCTATCGCGACACCCAGGAAGGCCTGCGCGAGCGCGACCTCACCATCGCCCAGCTGCGCGAAGAACTGGCCAAGCGCGACGCGCAGCGCAGCGCCTGGCGCGACACCGCGGTCGACATCCGCGCCGAGTTCCAGGCCCAGCATCCCGTTTGCACCGACCTGCTGATGGGGGTGGCCATACTTCCCGCCGAAGGCGACAAGCCGGCCAACGAGGTGCCGACCCTGACCGCGCGCTGCAAGCGTGCGCTGGCCGCCGCCGACATCCAGCGCGCCCAGGCCTGGCTGGTGGCGCGCACCAAGGCCGAGGGCGCGCGCCTGGTGCTGGTGCCGTGGAAGAAGCGCTGATCAGCGCTTCTTCTTCTCGCCGGCCGCGAACAGCTCGATCTTCTTGGTGGGGCCGGACACGATCAGGAGGTCGGCCGGCAGGATGCGGGTATCGGGCAGGGCATGCTCGAAGTCTTCGTTGGCGCGCTTGACGCCGACGATGGTGACGCCGTAGCGCGAGCGCACATGGGCCTCGGCCAGGGTCTGGAAGTGGGTGCCGGGGGGCGCATGGATCTTGGCGATCGCGAAGCCGTCCTCGAATTCGATGAAGTCCATCATGCGGCCGGTAATCAGGTGCGCCACGCGCGCGCCCATGTCCGCTTCCGGAAACACCACGTGGTGGGCGCCGATGCGCTGGGCGATCTGGCCGTGTTCCGGCGTCTGCGCCTTGACCCAGATGTCCTTGATGCCGAGTTCGGTCAGCACCATCAGCGTCATCAGGCTGGCGGCCAGGTCCGAGCCGATCGCGACGATCGCGTGCGAGAAGTCGGCCACGCCCAGTTGCAGCATGACGTTCTCGTTGGTGGAGTCGGCCTGGACCGCATGGGTCAGCCGGTCGCCCCAGAACTGGACCAGGTCTTCCCTGCGGTCGATGCCCATGACGTCGTGTCCCAGCCGCACCAGCGATTGGGCGACCGAGCCGCCGAAGCGCCCGAGGCCGATGACCACGACACTGTCGCCCGCGGAAAACGCGAACTGTTCTGTAAAAATCCTACCCAACAATTGGATGCTCCTCTGGATAACGGTAAGGCATGCGGCGCTCGCCGAGGACGAGCGAGGTGGCGAAGGTGATGATGCCGACCCGGCCGATGAACATCAAGAGGGTCAACAGCAGCAAGCCGGCCGGCGGCAGTTCGGCGGTGATGCCGGTCGACAGGCCGGTACTGCTGAAGGCCGAGATGACCTCGAAGATGATGCGGCCGATCGGCAGGTCGGTCAGGCGCAGCAGGATCACCGTGGACAGCGCCACGATAATGCTGCTGAGTACCATCACGGTGATGGCCTGGCGTTGCATCGACGCGCTGACCCGGCGGCCGAAGGCTTCGGTGTCGCTGTGGCCCCGGATCTCGGCGATGACCAGCAACACCAGCACCGCCGCGGTGCCGACCTTGACGCCGCCGGCGGTGCCGGCGCTGCCGCCGCCGACGAACATCAGGAAGTAATGCACGGCCCAGGATTCCTGGGTCAGGGCGCCGATGTCGACGGCATTGAAGCCCGCGGTGCGCGCCGAAACCGACAGGAACAGGCCGTGCAGCACTTTCCCGGCCATCGACAGCGGCCCCAGTGTGCGCGGGTTGTCGTATTCGAGCAGCAGCAGGGCCACGAAACCGCCGGCCAGCAAGACCAGGGTGCCGGTCAGGGTCAGCTTGGTATGCAGCGACCAGTGGCGCGGATCGTGCCAGCGGTGGCGCAGGTCGTGCATGACCGGGAAGCCGATGCCGCCGAGGATGATGGCGCCCATGACGGGAATCAGGATCAGCGCGTCCCCCGCATAGCGCATCAGCCCGTCCGAGTAGATCGAGAAGCCGGCGTTATTGAAGGCCGAGGCAGCATGGAACAGGCCGCTCCAGGAGGCCGCGTGCCAGTCCAGCCCATGCCCGAAGTGCAGCCGCAGGGACAGCAGGGCCGTCAGGACCAGCTGGGACAGGAAGGTCACCGCGAACACGATCTTGGCCACGCTCGAGATGTCGCCCAGCCCGAGGGTGTGGGTTTCGGTCTGCGTCATCAGGCGCGTGCGCAGGCGCGGCGAGCGGTTGACCATCAGTCCGAGCAGCGTGGCGGCCGTCATCAGGCCGAAGCCGCCCAGCTGGAACAGCAGCATGATGGTGACCTGGCCGAACGGCGACCAGTAGGTGCCGGTATCCACCACCGCCAGGCCGGTCACGCAGACCGCCGACACGGCTGTGAAGAACGCGACGATCCAGGGGACGGGCTCGCCGGTGCTGTGCGCCGCCGGCAGCATCAGCAGCAGGCTGCCCGTGATGATCGCCAGCAGAAAACCGAGGACGACGGCGCGCGCGGGATGAAGGACTGCTTTCATGCGCAGTGCGGATGGGTGGTGCTCATCGTGTATGACCGTTCAATGATTCGTCAAGCGCAGCCCGGTGCCGCCCGCCGCGGCGGGGACGCTGGCACGGGCTGTGCCGGGAGGCCGGGAAATGCACGCATGCCGGGTTGCGGCCATGCGTACGGGCGTGCGGATTATACGACGCCTTGCCGATGGGCCGGCACCCGGGGACGCACAGGCACGGCCGGCCATGCGGGCAGCCGTGCCGTTCGGGAGCGGATTCAGCTGGACATGCGGCGTGCGCGCCAGCCCAGGCCGAGCAGGCCGGCGGCCAGCATGGCCCAGGTGTGCGGCTCGGGCGCCTGCGACATCATGCTCAGCTGGGTGTCGCTGGTCCAGTACAGGTGGCGCTCGCTGCTCATGCCGGGATGGAAATCGTAGGCGTAGTGCTGGTCGCCGGTGGTGATCAGGCGGCCGCCGCCGACCCAGCCTTCGGGGTCCTGGCCGTAGCTGCCGACGCTAAAGTGCAGTCCGGCATCCGGCGAGAACGAAAAACTGCTCGCGCCGCACTGGTAATACGCATTGCTGGTGGCGGCGCAGGCGATGTAGTCGAGCTCGCCGACTACCAGGCTCAGCAGTTCGTCCTGCTCCAGCAGGCCGTCGCTGTCCAGGTCGCGGCCCTTGAACGAACCGGAAATGATTTCCTCGGGCAGGAAGCTGTTCGACACGCTGTCGTAGAAACCGGTGAAGGAAAAGCCCCAGGAAATGCTGGCGCCGGGGTCTGCGTGGGCGGCGGTGCAGCACAGCAGCAGGGCGCCGGTGGAAAGTAAGTGTTTCATCTAAAACCTCGAGCAAAAAACAGGGCGCCGATTGAAACGTGACGTGACCAGCCTACTCCTGTTCGCCCGATACTGTCGCGCTCTCTTGTGGAGATTCCCGCATTGTGTCGTGCCAGCGCGACAGCAAAGTAACATTGCTCTTGGAAATGTTTACGTCGGGCTGCGCTCAGGCGCCGCCGCCGTAGCCGTTCTGGCGCCAGGCTTCGTACACGACCACGGCCACCGTGTTGGACAGGTTCAGGCTGCGGTTTCCGGGCCGCATCGGCAGGCGGATGCGCTGGGCGGGCGGGAAGCGCTCGCGCAGCGCCGGGTCGAGGCCGCGCGATTCGGCGCCGAACACGAACACGTCGCCCGGCTGGAAGCGGGCATCGGCGAACGGCGCGGAGCCGTGGGTGGTCAGCGCGAACATGCGCGCCGGGTCAGGCTGCGCATCCGCCAGGAAGGCCTCCCAGTCCTTGTGCACCTTCATGCTCGCGTAATCGTGGTAGTCCAGTCCCGCTCGGCGCATCTTGGCATCGTCGAGCGGGAAGCCGAGCGGTTCGATCAGGTGCAGCTGGACACCGGTGTTGGCGCACAGGCGGATGACGTTGCCGGTGTTCGGCGGGATTTCTGGTTCGACCAGTACGACATGGAACAAATCGTTCTCCTCTTTCAGTATCAGTGGGGCGGCGTGCGGGCGAACACCAGGTTCGTCACGCGCACCGCGCCGGCGCGCTTGAGCACGCCGGCCAGTTCATCAAGTGTGTGGCCGCTGGTCATGACGTCGTCGACCACGCCGACGTGCCGTCCCGCCAGCGCCGGCTGGCCGTCGGCGACGGCGAAGGCGCCGCGCACGTTGCGGCGCCGCTCGCCCGGCGCCACGCCCGACTGGGCGGCCGTGTCGATCCGCCGTTCGGCCAGCCGCGGCGCCAGCGCAATGCCGAGCGAGGCCGCCAGCGGCCTGGCCACTTCGAGCGCCTGGTTATAGCCGCGCTCGACCAGGCGGCGCGGCCCCAGCGGCACCGGACAGAGCAGGTCCGGCAGCGCCAGTCCGGTACGGATACGACCGGCAAGTGCCGCAGCGCGCACACGGTCCGCCATCCAGGGGGCCAGCGCCAGCCGCGCGCCGAACTTCAGCTGCAGCACCAGCGCGTCGACCGGCATGACGTAGTCGCAGGCGGCCACGGTGGCGTCGAAGGCGGGCGCATCGGCCAGGCAGGCCCCGCAAACCCGGGCGCCGTCCCCGGCGCCGACCGGATTGGCGCAGCAGGGGCAACGAAGGTGGACGTCGCGGGCATGGGCATGCGAGCAGGCCGGGCAGACCGGCGCGTCACCCAGGGCGCCGCACAGGACGCAACTGGACGGAAGCAAGCTGCGCAGCACAGGCGAGAGCAGCGCCGGCAGCAGCTTGCCCGGCCGGCGCAGGGGATCGGAAAGCTGGGCCATCTACTCGAATCCACGGGAGCATGTACACTCCGCCATTATCTCATTTGTCCGCACCACGACCATGGCTTCACCGCAACCTTCCCGGATGAGCGCGCCGATCGACCAGGCCCGCGTCCGTTCCCTGTTCGCCCAGCCGGCCCGCATCGCCCCGGCCGACTTCCTGCGCCGCGAGATCGCCGCGCGCATGCACGAGCGCCTGCAGCTCGTGAAGATCGCCCCGAAGCAGGTGCTCGATGCCGGCTGCGGCACCGGGGCCGACCTGGCCCTGCTGCAGAAAACCTATCCGGCGGCCCAGATCCTGGGCATCGACGCCGCGCCCGCCATGGCCCGCGCGGCGAAGGCGCCGGCCGCCGCCACGCGCTCGCTGAACCAGATGCTCAGCCGTTTGCTGCCGGCCAAGGCCGGCGTGGATATCCTGTGCGGCGACTTCGGCACGCTGCCGTTCGGGACGAACGCGCTCGATTTGTTGTGGTCGAACATGGCGCTGCACTGGCATCCGCAGCCGGACCGTGTATTCGCCGAGTGGCGGCGCGTGTTGCGGGTGGACGGGCTGCTGATGTTCTCGTGTTTCGGTCCCGACACCTTCACCGAGCTGCGCACCGCTTTCGCCGCCCTGGACGACACGCCGCATACGCTGCCCTTCGTCGACATGCACGATTTCGGCGACCAGCTGGTGGAGGCAGGGTTTTCCACCCCGGTCATGGACATGGAGCGCATCACGGTCACCTACGACACCGCCGAGGCCTTGCTGGCAGATGTGCGCGCGCTCGGCGGCAATCCGCTCGACACGCGCCGGCGCGGACTCATCGGACGGGCGGCGTGGCGGCGCGTGCTCGATGCCTTCGAGGCCCAGCGCCGTCCGGACGGCAAGCTCGGACTGAGCTTCGAGCTCATCTATGGGCATGCTTTCCGTCCGGCTCCCCGGACCACGGCGGCAGGGGAGGCAATCGTGCGTTTCCAGCCGCGCAAGCCCTAATAACCTGCGGCAACAACACTGCCCGATTTTCCTTGAATAAAAATTACTGGTTTGTTTATAATCAGTGGCTATTTTTATCGTCCAGACGAAGAAAACGCTGAAAAAAGCGGCACTCTGGGCAGAAAATAGAAATGAATTGCAGCATCAGCAGAGCCGCCAGCGGCCGGTAGCACGAAGCTACCGGCCGCTGGCGTGCAGGTTCTCCACCGTTTCCGCAGCGCACAACGCGGCACTGGCGTGGGGGCCGTCCTGCGGAACGTTTCGGAGCGGCGGCAGTTCGTTCATGGAGCTGCCGACCGTTAAAAATATTTTTATTTTGGGTGGTTGGGGACAACATGACATACGCATCGCGACTTGGGGCCTGGATGTTCGGCCTCGCAGCAACAGCCGGCATCCCAGCATGGGCGGCTCCGGAAATCACGGGCCGGCCGGTGGAACACCAGTTGAACCTGCAGACCCCGGTCAACGCCCTCGGCGCTGACATCTACAGCCTGCACAACTGGATGATGATCGTCTGCCTGGTGATCTTCGTCGGCGTGTTCGGCGTCATGTTCTACTCGGTGTTCAAGCACCGCAAGTCGCGCGGCCACAAAGCCGCCACCTTCCACGAATCCACCGCCGTCGAAATCGCGTGGACCATCGTTCCCTTCCTGATCGTCATCGGCATGGCCCTCCCGGCGACGCGCGCCGTGGTGGCACTGAAGGACACCTCGAACGCCGATATCACCATCAAGGCCACCGGCATGCAGTGGAAATGGGGCTACGACTACCTGACCGGCGAAGGCGAGGGCATCTCCTTCCTGTCGAACCTGGCCACCCCGCGCAGCCAGATCGGCCTGCCGGGTCAAGCCGCCACCGAGGAGAAGACCGAAAACTACCTGCTGGAAGTGGACAACGAAATGGTGGTCCCGGTCGGCAAGAAGATTCGCATGGTGTTCACCGCCAACGACGTGATTCACGCCTGGACCATCCCGGCCTTCGCCATCAAGCAGGATGCGATCCCCGGTTTCGTGCGCGACGGCTGGTTCAAGGCCGACAAGATCGGCACCTACCGCGGCAACTGCGTCGAGCTGTGCGGCAAGGACCACGCCTTCATGCCGATCGTGGTGCGCGTCGTCTCCGCCGAGGATTACACTGCCTGGGTCGGCGGCGAGAAGAAGAAAATGGCCGCCCTGGCCGACGACCCGAACAAGGTCTGGACCATCGACGAACTGAAGACCCGCGGCGAACAGGTGTACAACGCCAACTGCGTGGCTTGCCACCAGGCTAACGGCAAGGGCGTGCCGAACGCCTTCGCGCCGCTGGACGGCTCGCAGGTGGTGCTGGGCGCCAAGGCGCACCAGGTCGATGTGCTGCTCAACGGCCAGGACACCCCGGCCTATCCGGCCGCGATGCCGGCCTGGAAGCAGCTCTCGGACACCGAGATCGCCGCCGTCATCACCTACACCCGCAACACCTGGTCGAACAAGGCCGCGGAAAACATCGTCCAACCGGCAGAAGTGCTGGCTGCACGCAGCAAGTGATATAGCTATTTAGCTTCAGGGAAATCGACATGACTACCAGCACTATCGATCACGCACACGACGATCATCACGGCCACGCGCACGACCACGCGCACGACCATCCGCACGGCTACCGCCGCTGGCTGTTCGCCACCAACCACAAGGACATCGGCACCCTCTACCTGTGGTTCTCGTTCATCATGCTGCTCTCGGGCGGCGTGCTGGCGCTGATGATCCGCACCGAACTGTTCGAGCCGGGCCTGCAGTTCTTCCGTCCCGAGTTCTTCAACCAGCTGACCACCATGCACGGCCTGGTGATGGTGTTCGGCGCGATCATGCCGGCCTTCGTCGGCTTCGCCAACTGGATGATCCCGCTGCAGGTGGGCGCCTCCGACATGGCCTTCGCGCGCATGAACAACTTCTCGTTCTGGCTGCTGCCGCCGGCGGCGATCCTGCTGGCCGGTTCGTTCTTCTCGCCGGGCGGCGCCACCGCCGCCGGCTGGACCCTGTACGCGCCGCTGTCGACCCAGATGGGCCCGGGCATGGACATGGCGATCTTCGCCATGCACATCATGGGCGCCTCGTCGATCATGGGCTCGATCAACATCATCGTCACCATCCTGAACATGCGCGCACCGGGCATGACCCTGATGAAGATGCCGATGTTCTGCTGGACCTGGCTGATCACCGCCTTCCTGCTGATCGCCGTGATGCCGGTGCTGGCAGGGGCCATCACCATGACCCTGACCGACCGCCACTTCGGCACCTCGTTCTTCAACGCGGCCGGCGGCGGCGACCCGGTGATGTACCAGCACATCTTCTGGTTCTTCGGCCACCCGGAGGTCTACATCATGATCCTGCCGGCCTTCGGCATCGTCTCGCAGATCATCCCGGCCTTCGCACGCAAGCCCCTGTTCGGCTACGCCTCGATGGTGTACGCGACCGCCTCGATCGCGATCCTGTCCTTCATCGTCTGGGCCCACCACATGTTCACCACCGGCATGCCGGTGACCGCGCAGCTGTTCTTCATGTACGCCACCATGCTCATCTCCGTGCCGACCGGCGTGAAGGTGTTCAACTGGGTCGCGACCATGTGGAAGGGTTCGATGACCTTTGAAACCCCGATGCTGTTCGCGGTCGGCTTCATCTTCGTGTTCACGATGGGCGGCTTCACCGGCCTGATCCTGGCCGTGACCCCGATCGACATCATGGTCCACGACACCTATTACGTGGTGGCGCACTTCCACTACGTGCTGGTGGCGGGCTCGCTGTTCGCGCTGTTCGCCGGCTTCTACTACTGGGCGCCGAAGTGGACCGGCCACATGTATCCAGAACTGCGCGGCAAGATCCACTTCTGGCTTTCCCTGGTGACGTTCAACATCACCTTCTTCCCGATGCACTTCCTGGGCCTGGCCGGCATGCCGCGCCGCTATGCGGACTACGCTACCCAGTTCACCGACTTCAACATGATCATCTCGATCGGCGCCTTCGGTTTCGGCCTGTCGCAGGTGTACTTCCTGTTCGCGGTGGTGCTGCCGACCATCCGCGGCGGCAAGAAGGCGCAAGCCAAGCCATGGGACGGCGCGGAAGGCCTGGAGTGGACCGTGCCGAGCCCGGCGCCGTTCCACACCTTCGAAACCCCACCGCTGGTGAAGTAATCATGGCCACGCGAGAACAGAAGAAGAGCAACCTGAAGACGGCGCTGGTGCTGGGCGGGATCGCGTTGCTGTTCTTCGCCAGCGTGTTCGTCAAGTTCACCTGGCTGAGCTGACATGACGCCGATCAGCAGCCGGGGCAGGGTAACTGGCCGCATCCGGCGCCTGAACCGCTCCACCCTGGGCAAACTGGTGGTGGTGGCGGTGATGATGTTCGGTTTCGGCTACGCGCTGGTGCCGGTCTACCGCCAGATCTGCGACGTGCTGGGCATTAACGTGCTGACGCAGAAGGGCGATTTCGTCGCGGCGCCGGTGAATTCCCAGGTCGACAAGACACGCACCATCGTCGTCGAGCTGGATGGCAATGCCCAGGGACCGTGGCGCTTCCGCCCGACCCAGCGCAGCATCTCGGTGCATCCGGGCGAGCTGGTCACCGTCACCTACGAGGTGGTCAACAAGCAGGGCCGGGCGGTCAAGGCGCAGGCGATCCCGAGCTACGCGCCCCAAAGCGTCACGCCGCACTTCAAGAAAGTGGAATGCTTCTGCTTCCGCGAGCAGACGCTGCAGGCCAACGAAGCGCGCCAGATGCCGGTGGTCTTCTTCATCGATCCGGCGCTGCCGCGTGAGGTGAAGAACATCACCTTGTCGTACACCTTCTTCGAAATCGGCGGCGCGGTCCAGACCGCGGCCACGGGCGGCGGAAAGGTGCAGTAGATGGAAGACAAACCGCACCCGAAGGTGCATCAGCGGCGGGCCGGCTTCCTGGCCACGATGAAGGCCGTGTTCTGGTCGTTCTTCGGGGTGCGCAAGCGCCGCGACTACGAGCAGGACGCCGCCAACCTGAATCCGGTGCATGTGATCATTGCCGGACTG includes:
- a CDS encoding TrkH family potassium uptake protein — translated: MKAVLHPARAVVLGFLLAIITGSLLLMLPAAHSTGEPVPWIVAFFTAVSAVCVTGLAVVDTGTYWSPFGQVTIMLLFQLGGFGLMTAATLLGLMVNRSPRLRTRLMTQTETHTLGLGDISSVAKIVFAVTFLSQLVLTALLSLRLHFGHGLDWHAASWSGLFHAASAFNNAGFSIYSDGLMRYAGDALILIPVMGAIILGGIGFPVMHDLRHRWHDPRHWSLHTKLTLTGTLVLLAGGFVALLLLEYDNPRTLGPLSMAGKVLHGLFLSVSARTAGFNAVDIGALTQESWAVHYFLMFVGGGSAGTAGGVKVGTAAVLVLLVIAEIRGHSDTEAFGRRVSASMQRQAITVMVLSSIIVALSTVILLRLTDLPIGRIIFEVISAFSSTGLSTGITAELPPAGLLLLTLLMFIGRVGIITFATSLVLGERRMPYRYPEEHPIVG
- a CDS encoding PEP-CTERM sorting domain-containing protein, with protein sequence MKHLLSTGALLLCCTAAHADPGASISWGFSFTGFYDSVSNSFLPEEIISGSFKGRDLDSDGLLEQDELLSLVVGELDYIACAATSNAYYQCGASSFSFSPDAGLHFSVGSYGQDPEGWVGGGRLITTGDQHYAYDFHPGMSSERHLYWTSDTQLSMMSQAPEPHTWAMLAAGLLGLGWRARRMSS
- the trmL gene encoding tRNA (uridine(34)/cytosine(34)/5-carboxymethylaminomethyluridine(34)-2'-O)-methyltransferase TrmL, which codes for MFHVVLVEPEIPPNTGNVIRLCANTGVQLHLIEPLGFPLDDAKMRRAGLDYHDYASMKVHKDWEAFLADAQPDPARMFALTTHGSAPFADARFQPGDVFVFGAESRGLDPALRERFPPAQRIRLPMRPGNRSLNLSNTVAVVVYEAWRQNGYGGGA
- a CDS encoding ComF family protein, whose translation is MLPALLSPVLRSLLPSSCVLCGALGDAPVCPACSHAHARDVHLRCPCCANPVGAGDGARVCGACLADAPAFDATVAACDYVMPVDALVLQLKFGARLALAPWMADRVRAAALAGRIRTGLALPDLLCPVPLGPRRLVERGYNQALEVARPLAASLGIALAPRLAERRIDTAAQSGVAPGERRRNVRGAFAVADGQPALAGRHVGVVDDVMTSGHTLDELAGVLKRAGAVRVTNLVFARTPPH
- a CDS encoding methyltransferase domain-containing protein, with amino-acid sequence MSAPIDQARVRSLFAQPARIAPADFLRREIAARMHERLQLVKIAPKQVLDAGCGTGADLALLQKTYPAAQILGIDAAPAMARAAKAPAAATRSLNQMLSRLLPAKAGVDILCGDFGTLPFGTNALDLLWSNMALHWHPQPDRVFAEWRRVLRVDGLLMFSCFGPDTFTELRTAFAALDDTPHTLPFVDMHDFGDQLVEAGFSTPVMDMERITVTYDTAEALLADVRALGGNPLDTRRRGLIGRAAWRRVLDAFEAQRRPDGKLGLSFELIYGHAFRPAPRTTAAGEAIVRFQPRKP
- the coxB gene encoding cytochrome c oxidase subunit II, which encodes MTYASRLGAWMFGLAATAGIPAWAAPEITGRPVEHQLNLQTPVNALGADIYSLHNWMMIVCLVIFVGVFGVMFYSVFKHRKSRGHKAATFHESTAVEIAWTIVPFLIVIGMALPATRAVVALKDTSNADITIKATGMQWKWGYDYLTGEGEGISFLSNLATPRSQIGLPGQAATEEKTENYLLEVDNEMVVPVGKKIRMVFTANDVIHAWTIPAFAIKQDAIPGFVRDGWFKADKIGTYRGNCVELCGKDHAFMPIVVRVVSAEDYTAWVGGEKKKMAALADDPNKVWTIDELKTRGEQVYNANCVACHQANGKGVPNAFAPLDGSQVVLGAKAHQVDVLLNGQDTPAYPAAMPAWKQLSDTEIAAVITYTRNTWSNKAAENIVQPAEVLAARSK